GCAGCAGGGGCTGCCGCGATAGGAACTGGAATCGGCGTTTTATCTTCACTTAAAACCAATTCATCGACTTGTGTTTTTGGCTCTAGTTCCGCAGAAAATTCCTGTAAAGCAGCATCGGAAGTTGAAGAAACGACTTCAATAGAAGGATTTGAATTTGCCTGAGGAGTTTCTTCTTTTGAAGATAATGCCTCTAAGCGAATCACGGTCGGTCCGTCAAAAAGACCATCCATGCTCTCTGACTTTTCGGCTGATTCATCAAGAGCAGCCGGAGCTTTTTCTTCATCAACACCAAGATCATCAAACGAGAAACTGTCCGAAGCGCCATGCTTCGTCACGGTCGCTAAAGAAAGATCAATGCCTTCCGGTGCATCTTCAACAGCCGACGAAACGGGAGCCGGTGCCACAGTTTTTTCAGGATGAAGTTTTCTCCAAGCCTCTTGCAAGTCTTCAAAACTTGCTAAGACAATAACGCTTGAAGGAGTGGAAGGGAAATCCTGTGGCGGTTGAAGACATGCTACGATGAGTGAACCGTCCCACTCCGCCACAGGCAGACACTCCACAGACCACGGGTAATGGGTCGCCCACTTTGCGAACATTTCCTGGGAAAGAGGAGTCTCTGTAAAAAATCGTGACTGAAGTTTCGGTAGTTTGTAGTGAGTCATCGCCCACGGTAAATAATCATCCGAGCGGAGGCGTTGTTCCTTCAAGGCATACCCTAAAAGACTTAAAGGCGAACCACTTTGTTCAAATGATTCTGTAAGTCCTTGAAGTTGCTCTTTAAAATGTTCAAACCATACGTGATGACTCATCTCTTTGTTTATCGGTAGATTGGGGTAAAACATAAGGAAATCCGAGGTCTAGTCCAGCTTCTGCCCTTCGGGCGGCAGCCTCCTGCGCCAAGCGCGCATGAATAATTTCCAGCCTAGGCGAATAGATAGACAGCCTAAGTGCTTAAATATTCTTAGAAGTTTTCAATACTTAAGAAGTGTGCTACCTTCCTGCGACCTATGATCCAGTCAAAAGTGTTTCATTATTTCGACCATAATGCCACGACCCCTGTGTGCAAAGAAGTCCTTGAGGCTTTGCCAGAATTGGCGAAGGCGTGGGGCAATCCAAGTTCCATTCACTGGGGCGGTCGACAGCCGAAGAATATTCTTCGTGATGCAAGAAAAGCCGTGGCCGATGCGGTGGGCGCGAGCAGTCCGCTTGAAATCGTTTTTACTTCCGGCGGAAGTGAAGCAAACAACACCGTGATCAAAGGTCTTTTTGATTATTATCAAACAGCTCAATTCCTCACTCCCGAGCAACGTCTGCGCACGCACTACATGTGTTCAGCCGTTGAACATCCGGCCGTGATCAAAGCCATGCAGCACATTCAGTCTCTGGGCGCCCGCGTGGATTTTATTCCCGTGAATCGTCGCGGAGAAATTGATTTGGAATTTTATCAAGCGCACCTTAGCGAAGAAACCGCTTTGGTCTCTGTGATGTTTGCCAATAATGAAACAGGCACATTGTTTCCAATAAAACAAATGGCGGAGATGGCTCACAAAAAAGGGGCTTTGTTCCACACCGATGCCGTTCAAGGCTTTGGAAAAGTGCCGGTAAATTTGCAAGAGCTTGGGGTTGATTTCGCTTCTTTCTCGGGTCACAAATTTTATTCGATCAAAGGATCTGGATTTTTGTATTCAAAAAAAGGATCTAACTTTAGCTCTTTGATCAATGGTGGCGGTCAGGAACGTCACCGTCGTGGGGGGACTGAAAACACGTTGGGTATCGGTTGTTTGGGAGTGGTTGCAAAGCGGGTGGGTTTGATTGCGGAAAAAGCGGAAGCTTTAGCAAAACTTCGCGATCACATGGAAGCCCGCATTCTTGCTGAAATTCCGGACGTCACAGTGACAGCCGGTGAAACACCTCGTCTTCCTAACACAAGTTCTTTGGTGGTGAAGGGGGCTGACGGAGAAACAATGCTGATGTCTTTGGATATCAAAGGCTACGCAGTTTCTACGGGAGCAGCCTGTTCGAGCGGAAATCCAGAGCCCAGCCCTGTGCTTTTAGCGATGGGGCTGACTCGTGAAGAAGCGCAAAACAGTTTGCGCATCAGTCTTGGTTGGGAGACCACGGCTGAAGAAGTAAATGGTTTTATTGAAGCATTAAAAGTGGTGGTCGCAAGGTTGCGTTCACTGAACAACAATGAAGGAGACTCTTGTCATGTCTAAAGGGAGAGTCCTTGTTGCTATGAGCGGAGGCGTGGACAGTTCTGCCGCGGCTGCGCTCTTGGTCGAACAGGGTTATGAAGTGATCGGTGCTACGATGCAAGTGTGGGATTATTCCACATGCGATATCGAAGAAGGAAACGGCACATGCTGTTCTAGCATCGACGTGGATGATGCTCGTGCGGTTGCAGACCGTTTGGGAATTCCATTTTATGTTTTAAACTGCGAAGCGAAATTTCGCGCGGCTGTGATTGATCCATTCCTAAAGGCCTACTTGGAAGGACAAACGCCACTTCCTTGTGTGAACTGCAATACCTATCTAAAATTCGATCATCTTGTGAAAAAGATGAAAGAGCTTGAGTGTGATTACCTGGCAACAGGTCACTATGCAAAAATCGTTTACGATGAAAATGGCAAAGCGGCGATTCACACGTCCACGGATGACTGGAAAGACCAAACATATTTCCTTTTCACGATTGATCCAGAGCTTGTACCAAAACTTCTTTTCCCTGTGGGCGATATGAAAAAGCCCGAGGTGCGTGCTTACTCTGAAAGCCGCGGTCTTGTGACGGCTCGTAAGAAAGACTCCCAAGGCATTTGCTTTGTGGGGAATATGGGCTATCAGAATTTTATCAAAGGCCAAGTGGATAAAACGGTGTTGGCGTCTAAAGCCGGTAAAATCAAACGCTATCCTCAAGGTGAGGTGATGGCGAATCACGACGGCATTCACAACTTCACAATTGGACAAAGCAAGGGTCTTGGCATGGATCATCACGAAAAACTTTTCGTGATTAAAATCGATGCCGCTGACAACACGGTATGGGTGGGCGACGAAAGTCACTTGTTTGCTCACGAAGTGGATGTGGTTGATCCAAAACTTTTGGGTGAAGTTCAAGACGGCGAATTTATGAGCGTAAAAATCCGCTATCAACATAAAGGTTCTTTGGCGCAAGTCTTTAAAACAGAGACGGGCTATAAGTTGAAATTCCAAGAGCCACAAAGAGCGGTGACCCCAGGTCAAGCAGCTGTGTTCTATCGTGACAAAGAACTTGTGGGAGGCGGATGGATCACTCTCTAAAATATCAAGTTCACACCTTTGGTTGTAAGGTGAATACTTACGACGCAGGTTTGATCCAGAAGAATTTAAATGCGAATGGTTTTGCTCCTGTGGTTTCAGGACAGAAAGATGCGCGCATTCATGTTCTTAATACTTGTGCAGTGACTGCCGAAGCGACGAAAGAGGCGGTTCGCTATATTCGTCGTCTTAAAGTAAAAGATCCGTTCTGCACTGTTGTTGTAACAGGTTGTGCAGCACAAGTTGATACCGGCTCCTTTTCAAGTTTGCCGGGCGCTGATTTGATTGTGGCAAATTCCCACAAAGGATCTTTGCCGGAGCTTTTAACAAAACACTTCAGAGGCGAACTCACTGAAAAAGTCTTTAAGTCCAATATCTTTAAAAAAGAAGATTTGGAAGCTGGTGGTGGTATTGAAAAATCCCACACACGCACGTTCTTAAAAATTCAAGATGGCTGCAATAGCTTTTGCACTTACTGCATTATTCCTTATGCGCGCGGGAAAAGCCGTTCTATTCCGGTGGTGGACCTTGTTCAGCGTATTAATGATCTCTATGCGGAAGGCTCCCGCGAAGTCGTATTAACGGGAGTTCATATCGGTGATTACGAAGACGAAGTCGGTGGCAAAAAATATGTTATGGAAGATTTGATTGAAAATCTTCTGGCAAAAACAAAAGTGCCGCGCTTCCGTTTGGCAAGCTTAGAGCCTGTCGAAGTTTCTGAAAGACTTTTGGAGCTTTATCAAGACAAACGCATGTGCCCGCATTTCCATATGAGTATTCAAAGTGCGAATACGGACGTGCTTTTCCATATGAAACGCAAGTATACGCAAGACGACGTTCGTAAATCTCTCAACGCTATTGCTGAGCGCGTTCCAGGTTCTTTTGTCGGAATGGACGTGATCACAGGTTTCCCGACAGAAACTGACGAACAATTTGAAGACACGTATAAAACTCTTGCAGAACTTCCTTGGACGAAGCTTCATGTTTTCCCTTATAGCGAAAGACAGGGAACTCGTGCGGCAGCCATGGATGTTTCGGTTTATCCTCACATTCGTGCAGAGCGCGCGGCTCGTTTACGCGATTTGAGTATTGCTCGTTACGAAGAACAAGCAAAACTTCAATTAGGAACAATTAAAAAAGTTTTGATTCTAAAAAATGCTGCCAAAGGCGGGCAAGGTTTAAGTCACGACTATTGGCCTGTCGACATTTCAGGAGCAGAAAGCTTCCTGGAGCATTGGGCGGGACAAGAAATTGATGTTAAAATCACGGGCTATGATCACTCTAATAAACAGCACATGGAAGGACACTTAATTGGCGAGGTTCTATCATGAAGGAGTTAGAGCAGAGACTGGGATACCAGTTTAAAAATGCGGCTCTTTTAGAAAGAGCGCTCACTCATAAAAGCTTTGCCAATGAGCTTAAAAGTCCGACGGAGCACAATGAAAAGTTGGAATTCTTAGGCGATGCTGTTTTGGATTTAGTTGTCGGAGAATTTCTTTTTGAAAAATTCCCGAACGACACCGAAGGTGGTTTGTCTAAAAAACGCGCCAGTATCGTGAATGAAGAAGTTCTCTCTGAACTCGCACTCGATATGGGACTGAATAAGCTCATGCACTTAGGAAAAGGGGAGACCTTGACCGGAGGCGCGCAGAAGCCTCGTCTGACAGCCTCTTCATTTGAAGCCATTGTCGGAGCTTTGTATTTGGACGGTGGTTTTGAAGTGACGAAGAATTTTATTCGTCGCGAATTTGAAACTCTCACGGCGCGAGTTTGTGGCAGTGAGGATTTTGAGAAAGATTATAAAACACGCTTGCAGGAACTGGTGCAAAAGTCTTTGAAAGAGACTCCGAAGTACGAGGTTCTGGCGGAAGAAGGACCTCCTCACGATCGTGAGTTCTTAGTGTGTGTGAAAGTAAAAGAAGAAGTGTGGGCCCAGGGGCGCGGGCGCAGTAAAAAAAATGCGGAACAATCAGCAGCGAAAAACGCCCTGGAAGTTAAATGTAAGGAGACTCATTAATGGGATATAAAGCGGGATTTTTAGGACTCATCGGGCAGCCGAATGCTGGCAAAAGCACCTTGATGAATTACCTTGTAGATGAAAAAGTCTCTATCGTTTCGGCAAAACCTCAGACGACTCGTCGTCGTATCTTAGGTATTTGGAGCACGGATCAAGGACAAATCGTTTTTGTCGATGCTCCAGGAATTATCAAAGCAGATAAGGGCCTCAATGGTTTCTTGGCAAAAGAAGCTGAAGACGTGATTTCTGAATCCGACGCGCTTTTAGCGGTGATCAGCATTGATGAACAAAAACCGGAAGACGCTGAAAAAGTGATCGAACTGGTTTCTAAAAGCGGCAAACCTTGGATGGGCGTGATCACAAAAGCGGATATTGAAGAAAAAGCTCACCGCGTTTTGATTCTTAAAAAGATGATCGAAGAAAAGGGCGGTAAAGCCATGTCCGTATCTGTAAAAGATTCGGAAGGTGACAATGAAGAGCGTGAAGCTATGCTTATTGAGTTCCTTGAGCTTCTTCCTGAATCTCCAGCACCTCTTTACGATACAGAGCTTTACACAAACGAAAACGTGCGTGAAATGGCTAGCGAAGTGATTCGCGAAAAGTGTTTTGAGATTCTTCATCAAGAGATTCCGTACTCACTGGCTGTGCGTATCATAAAATTTGATGAAAACGCAGCGCCGGTTCCAAAGATCCATGCCGAGATCATCGTCGTGAAAGACAATCACAAAGCGATCGTGATTGGTAAAGAAGCAAAAGTGATCAAACAAATCGGAATGGAAGCACGTAAAGAAATTGAAAAACTGATGGGGGAGAAGATTTTCTTAGACCTCCAAGTGATCAGCAAACCAGACTGGTTTGAGAATAAGAGAATGATGAAGGAGTTGGGCTATGGAACAAAATCAGAGGGCTGAGTTTTCGCCGAAGGTGGCGATTATCGGTCGTCCCAACGTAGGTAAGTCGACGTTATTTAATATCATTACTGACAGCCGTAAAGCCGTGGTGAAAAACCAAGCCGGAGTGACTCGTGATATTATCATCGAGCCTGTGGATATCTGGGGAAAACAATTCGATTTAATTGATACGGGCGGTATCACGGAAGCGGGAGATATTTTCTCTAAACTCATCCGTGAACAAGTCACAGAGTTTTTGCACTCTGTGGATTTGATCGTGGCGGTGATGGATGGTCGCGCAGGACTTGTGCCTGAAGATCGTGACATCATTCGTGTCGCGAAACAAACGGGAAAACCGTTTTTGCTTGTGATCAACAAAGTCGACAAAGTCTTTGAAGAAGACATGTTTAAAGCGGACTTCTATGAGTTCGGTGTCGACATCATCGCGGCTTCCTTTGAACAACGTCGAGGCGTGGGTGAGATCCTTGAGTGGATCGTAAACCAAGTTCCAGAAAATCCAGGAACAGTGAAAGAAGGTATGAACATCGCTATCGTCGGTAAGCCGAACGTTGGTAAGAGTTCTATCTGTAACTGCATTCTTGGTTCCAATCGCATGATCGTTTCTGATGTTGCGGGAACGACAATTGACTCTGTGGACTCTCCGTTTATTTATAATGGGGCAAAGTACACGTTGGTTGATACTGCAGGTCTTCGCAAATCAGCTCGTCGTGAAGAAGATCTAGAAATCATCTCAGCGTTTAAATCTCAGGAAGCCATTCGCCGTGCTGATATTGTTCTTTTGATGGTCGATGGAACTATAGGACCGACGGATCAAGATGCGCGCATCATGCAAGCGATCTTAGAGGATCACAAAGGTGTGATCTTGGTTGCCAATAAATCTGATCTTGGTGGTAAAGAAGTTCCAGAATATCGTAAGACTTTCCGTGAACAGGTTGAGCGCGTATTCCACTTCTTTAAAGACGTTCATATCGTCTTTACAAGTGCGAAAACAGGTCAAGGGATCGACGATCTTTTTGAAATGATCGCGAAGGTATCTGGTCAGATGAACTTCCGAGTTCCAACATCCGAGTTGAATGACTTCTTCTTTGAGACCATTCGTAAAGCTCCAGCTCCGGTTTGGGGAACAACGAATGTGAAGTTCTATTACCTCACACAAACTTATCAAAGACCTCCGGCATTTATTGCCTTTGCGAATCATCCTGACGGCGTGACGAATTCGTATCGTCGTTTCTTGATTAAGAATATCAAAGAGCGCTGGGATCTTCATGGTCTGCCAATTCGTATTTTCTGTATGAAGTCTCGTCGTGGTGGTGGAGATAATGAATAAACGCGGCTCGTGGAGAACTCGCTTTGGATTTTACCTTTTGGCCATTGGCTCTGCCTGTGGTCTGGGAAATCTATGGCGTTTTCCCTACGTGGTGGGTGAAAACGGAGGCGGGGCGTTTATCCTGATTTACGTTTTCATGGCTCTGGCGATTGGTGCGCCGATGTTGATTGCCGAATTGATGGTTGGTAAAAATAGCCGTCGTTCGGTGATTGTGGCGACTCAGCAGTTGGGTCAAAAAGCCGGTCGTGGTTTTCGCTGGGCCGGTCGCTTTGCGGTGATCTTAAGTATTGTTGTTTTGTCGTATTACGCCGTGATCAGTGGTTGGGTTTTACACTTTATGACGCAATTCCTGATTTCATTCTTTAGTCCTCCTGAAATGGTCACGGCAAAAACGAATCTTGCAGCATTGATGTCCAATGGTTGGTTGCAGTTGATGCTTGCCAGTGCGCATTTACTTATCACCGTGGTCGTTGTTGTGAAGGGTGTGCAAGAAGGTCTAGAGAGATGGATCGGTTACACGATGCCGCTCTTTGCAGTGCTTGTGGGAATTCTGGTCGTAAAATCTTTTTCGATGCCTTCTACACCAGAGGTTTTACGTTTTCTTTTTTATCCTGACTTTTCAAAATTGACTTGGTCTTCTTTAAATCATGCTTTAGGTCACGTGTTCTTCACTTTGTCTGTGGGCTTTGGAACCATGGTGACGTTTGGTTCGTATATGCGTGAGTCTGATCACGCGCCGACAGCGGGATTCCGTGTGACGTTGGTGGATACAGCGATTTCCTTGATCGCGGTCGTGATGATTTTTCCTGTTGCGTTTCAAGCGTCGAATGTGCCTTTAACAGATCCGGCTTTGATGTTTGAAGTTTTACCGAAGTATCTTTTAGGTATTCGCGGTGGAACATTATTTGGTTTGGCTTTCTTTGCGTGTCTTTATATGGCGGCACTGAATGCCAGCATCGGTTTGTTAGAGGTTGTCGTTTCAAACTGGGTGGATGCGCAAAAGAAAATGGATCGCGGCAGAGCAACTTGGTACTCAGGTATTTTTGCCTTGGTGCTGACGATTCTTCCGGCTCTTTCAAGCTCGGTCTTTAAAGACATTCGTGTATTAGGAAGATCGTTGATTGAGTCTTTGGATTCGTTGTTGATCAACTGGTTCTTGCCTATGGTGGCGTTGGGAATTCTTATCGCCTATAATCGTGGTACGACGGAAAAAGAAAAGGAGCTGAGCTTTGTCGATAAAGATAAATTTGTCAGCTATACAATGTATCCACACTGGAGTTTTACTTTGAAATGGGCTGCGCCAGCCGTGATTGTGTTAGGACTTGTTCTTCAAGTCCTTGGCGTTTTCTTAAAGTAGATTTAGAAGTTCATTCCGAGAATCACGAGGAAGTTATAAAAATCCCCCGTCAGGTTTTTATCTAGTTTTTCAGAACCATCCACGTAGGATTTGTTTTCGTCACTGAAGTTCACGTAGTGATACGTTCCCTGAATTCCCAAATAAGCTTTTTTACGCATCAAGGGAATCTCTAAGCCCGCACCCAAATCAAAACCCATTGTTGAGTCACGGCTGAATCCATCAAGACCCGCGATGGTGTACGTGCGGTAGAATTGCCCAAGGCCGCCGAGGAGGTAAGGATTGAGGTCCGCTAGACCACGCGTTACGTTTTGCGTGTTTAAGTAATATTTTAAGTCGAAGTTCACGGAAGTGATAGACACATTACCAGTGTAAGTTTTGGATTCATTGTTCACCGTGAATTTCACGGCGTGATCACCAGTTTGGAAACCCAGGCTCATCGCCACACGAAGGTCAAAGAAGTAGCTTAAGAAAATACCGAAAGTTGGCGCACTTTCGTAGGCGTCGGCAAAGTTCCCAGTAAAGCCGCGATAGCCACCGGCAAGACCCACTGTAAAGAAACGACCGTTACGG
This region of Bdellovibrio sp. BCCA genomic DNA includes:
- a CDS encoding cysteine desulfurase family protein — its product is MIQSKVFHYFDHNATTPVCKEVLEALPELAKAWGNPSSIHWGGRQPKNILRDARKAVADAVGASSPLEIVFTSGGSEANNTVIKGLFDYYQTAQFLTPEQRLRTHYMCSAVEHPAVIKAMQHIQSLGARVDFIPVNRRGEIDLEFYQAHLSEETALVSVMFANNETGTLFPIKQMAEMAHKKGALFHTDAVQGFGKVPVNLQELGVDFASFSGHKFYSIKGSGFLYSKKGSNFSSLINGGGQERHRRGGTENTLGIGCLGVVAKRVGLIAEKAEALAKLRDHMEARILAEIPDVTVTAGETPRLPNTSSLVVKGADGETMLMSLDIKGYAVSTGAACSSGNPEPSPVLLAMGLTREEAQNSLRISLGWETTAEEVNGFIEALKVVVARLRSLNNNEGDSCHV
- the mnmA gene encoding tRNA 2-thiouridine(34) synthase MnmA, with the translated sequence MSKGRVLVAMSGGVDSSAAAALLVEQGYEVIGATMQVWDYSTCDIEEGNGTCCSSIDVDDARAVADRLGIPFYVLNCEAKFRAAVIDPFLKAYLEGQTPLPCVNCNTYLKFDHLVKKMKELECDYLATGHYAKIVYDENGKAAIHTSTDDWKDQTYFLFTIDPELVPKLLFPVGDMKKPEVRAYSESRGLVTARKKDSQGICFVGNMGYQNFIKGQVDKTVLASKAGKIKRYPQGEVMANHDGIHNFTIGQSKGLGMDHHEKLFVIKIDAADNTVWVGDESHLFAHEVDVVDPKLLGEVQDGEFMSVKIRYQHKGSLAQVFKTETGYKLKFQEPQRAVTPGQAAVFYRDKELVGGGWITL
- the mtaB gene encoding tRNA (N(6)-L-threonylcarbamoyladenosine(37)-C(2))-methylthiotransferase MtaB; translated protein: MDHSLKYQVHTFGCKVNTYDAGLIQKNLNANGFAPVVSGQKDARIHVLNTCAVTAEATKEAVRYIRRLKVKDPFCTVVVTGCAAQVDTGSFSSLPGADLIVANSHKGSLPELLTKHFRGELTEKVFKSNIFKKEDLEAGGGIEKSHTRTFLKIQDGCNSFCTYCIIPYARGKSRSIPVVDLVQRINDLYAEGSREVVLTGVHIGDYEDEVGGKKYVMEDLIENLLAKTKVPRFRLASLEPVEVSERLLELYQDKRMCPHFHMSIQSANTDVLFHMKRKYTQDDVRKSLNAIAERVPGSFVGMDVITGFPTETDEQFEDTYKTLAELPWTKLHVFPYSERQGTRAAAMDVSVYPHIRAERAARLRDLSIARYEEQAKLQLGTIKKVLILKNAAKGGQGLSHDYWPVDISGAESFLEHWAGQEIDVKITGYDHSNKQHMEGHLIGEVLS
- the rnc gene encoding ribonuclease III, which produces MKELEQRLGYQFKNAALLERALTHKSFANELKSPTEHNEKLEFLGDAVLDLVVGEFLFEKFPNDTEGGLSKKRASIVNEEVLSELALDMGLNKLMHLGKGETLTGGAQKPRLTASSFEAIVGALYLDGGFEVTKNFIRREFETLTARVCGSEDFEKDYKTRLQELVQKSLKETPKYEVLAEEGPPHDREFLVCVKVKEEVWAQGRGRSKKNAEQSAAKNALEVKCKETH
- the era gene encoding GTPase Era translates to MGYKAGFLGLIGQPNAGKSTLMNYLVDEKVSIVSAKPQTTRRRILGIWSTDQGQIVFVDAPGIIKADKGLNGFLAKEAEDVISESDALLAVISIDEQKPEDAEKVIELVSKSGKPWMGVITKADIEEKAHRVLILKKMIEEKGGKAMSVSVKDSEGDNEEREAMLIEFLELLPESPAPLYDTELYTNENVREMASEVIREKCFEILHQEIPYSLAVRIIKFDENAAPVPKIHAEIIVVKDNHKAIVIGKEAKVIKQIGMEARKEIEKLMGEKIFLDLQVISKPDWFENKRMMKELGYGTKSEG
- the der gene encoding ribosome biogenesis GTPase Der encodes the protein MEQNQRAEFSPKVAIIGRPNVGKSTLFNIITDSRKAVVKNQAGVTRDIIIEPVDIWGKQFDLIDTGGITEAGDIFSKLIREQVTEFLHSVDLIVAVMDGRAGLVPEDRDIIRVAKQTGKPFLLVINKVDKVFEEDMFKADFYEFGVDIIAASFEQRRGVGEILEWIVNQVPENPGTVKEGMNIAIVGKPNVGKSSICNCILGSNRMIVSDVAGTTIDSVDSPFIYNGAKYTLVDTAGLRKSARREEDLEIISAFKSQEAIRRADIVLLMVDGTIGPTDQDARIMQAILEDHKGVILVANKSDLGGKEVPEYRKTFREQVERVFHFFKDVHIVFTSAKTGQGIDDLFEMIAKVSGQMNFRVPTSELNDFFFETIRKAPAPVWGTTNVKFYYLTQTYQRPPAFIAFANHPDGVTNSYRRFLIKNIKERWDLHGLPIRIFCMKSRRGGGDNE
- a CDS encoding sodium-dependent transporter produces the protein MNKRGSWRTRFGFYLLAIGSACGLGNLWRFPYVVGENGGGAFILIYVFMALAIGAPMLIAELMVGKNSRRSVIVATQQLGQKAGRGFRWAGRFAVILSIVVLSYYAVISGWVLHFMTQFLISFFSPPEMVTAKTNLAALMSNGWLQLMLASAHLLITVVVVVKGVQEGLERWIGYTMPLFAVLVGILVVKSFSMPSTPEVLRFLFYPDFSKLTWSSLNHALGHVFFTLSVGFGTMVTFGSYMRESDHAPTAGFRVTLVDTAISLIAVVMIFPVAFQASNVPLTDPALMFEVLPKYLLGIRGGTLFGLAFFACLYMAALNASIGLLEVVVSNWVDAQKKMDRGRATWYSGIFALVLTILPALSSSVFKDIRVLGRSLIESLDSLLINWFLPMVALGILIAYNRGTTEKEKELSFVDKDKFVSYTMYPHWSFTLKWAAPAVIVLGLVLQVLGVFLK
- a CDS encoding outer membrane beta-barrel protein, producing MKTAAPLFQFILLAFLLGISFLPTHVQAQSDHKSYLISQVDPDEAYDPFTDYSEFDEESDEEADINFFRNGRFFTVGLAGGYRGFTGNFADAYESAPTFGIFLSYFFDLRVAMSLGFQTGDHAVKFTVNNESKTYTGNVSITSVNFDLKYYLNTQNVTRGLADLNPYLLGGLGQFYRTYTIAGLDGFSRDSTMGFDLGAGLEIPLMRKKAYLGIQGTYHYVNFSDENKSYVDGSEKLDKNLTGDFYNFLVILGMNF